The Acinetobacter pittii genome contains a region encoding:
- the rbtA gene encoding rhombotarget A: MLKRSIAFALLAIAGHAYSADIQVTTTTDEDVDNTVCSLREAVKFLNYRASSNAADVEKYANGYNGCGNKDASSNIILQRDKEYLLNTSITIAAPLTISITENDSPFEDTDQPGSHNATIKIASTDRLFHIDDGSTEKPSFSVYFNDLNLQGAGAKSNVTIGGLILNHESLIIQNSRLTDGYANEGGAIYNQGLLTQTDQTAGSVRIINSLIQNNKANQGGVIYSEQPLYFITQSVIRDNEVSLASGSLFFSANKFNDESTGQYLSRRAIGLSNSTFFHNKVGFIANIYDGMFVNNITMIKNDKGLFLDAPQGNASISNSVLVGNAVNCQASATDKTIIQSNLVTAECNRNASSKLPNILYPSNERLIVGNTDEGVCDVTSKDGLFCPFSTPKDSFLGFFKPRLLESYTTLADSLIINKGRLYSDASSIGLASCERLDQRGKRRTGYDELCDLGAIEYILDSEIAPVGQDIRYGQVAKFSILGSLSEADLVTPATCKRLFGERPDGKGWQPGCLKIVQNKDTPVSKGTLTLDQNGNVIYTPNGNWHGSDIFSIQVVTSVTRFNEGVDFQYISIPTTISQAPLSGIEDKSVSAGGGGSVGGGILLGLLGLIALRRFKS; the protein is encoded by the coding sequence ATGCTCAAACGGAGCATTGCTTTTGCTTTATTGGCTATTGCTGGACACGCTTATTCTGCTGATATTCAAGTCACAACTACAACTGATGAAGATGTCGATAACACGGTCTGTTCATTACGCGAGGCTGTAAAATTTCTAAATTATCGAGCCTCTTCCAATGCTGCTGATGTTGAAAAATATGCAAATGGTTACAATGGTTGTGGTAATAAAGACGCTTCATCAAATATTATTTTGCAACGTGATAAAGAATATTTATTAAATACAAGTATAACGATTGCAGCGCCTCTTACTATCTCAATAACTGAAAATGATTCCCCTTTTGAAGACACTGATCAACCAGGCTCTCATAATGCTACTATTAAAATAGCAAGCACCGACAGGCTATTTCACATAGATGATGGCAGTACAGAAAAGCCATCATTTTCCGTTTATTTCAATGATCTTAACTTACAGGGTGCTGGGGCGAAATCAAATGTTACTATCGGCGGTTTAATTCTAAATCACGAAAGCTTAATTATTCAAAACTCTCGATTAACTGATGGATATGCTAATGAAGGCGGAGCTATTTATAATCAGGGATTATTGACTCAAACAGATCAAACTGCTGGATCAGTTCGTATTATAAATAGCCTTATTCAAAATAATAAAGCAAATCAGGGCGGGGTGATTTATAGTGAACAGCCTTTGTATTTTATTACTCAATCAGTAATACGTGATAATGAAGTTAGTTTAGCAAGCGGATCACTTTTCTTCAGTGCAAATAAATTTAATGACGAAAGTACTGGGCAATATTTAAGTCGCCGAGCTATTGGATTAAGTAATAGTACGTTTTTTCACAATAAAGTCGGTTTTATTGCCAATATTTACGATGGAATGTTTGTTAATAACATCACCATGATAAAAAATGATAAAGGCCTATTTCTTGATGCTCCGCAAGGTAATGCTTCTATTTCAAATAGTGTTTTAGTTGGTAATGCAGTCAATTGTCAAGCTAGTGCAACTGATAAAACAATTATACAAAGTAATTTGGTGACAGCAGAATGTAATCGAAATGCCTCATCAAAACTTCCTAATATTCTTTACCCTAGTAATGAAAGATTAATAGTAGGTAATACTGATGAGGGAGTATGTGATGTGACATCAAAAGACGGATTGTTTTGTCCGTTTAGCACGCCTAAAGATAGTTTCTTAGGTTTTTTTAAGCCTCGATTGCTTGAGAGCTACACCACTTTAGCAGATTCCCTGATTATTAATAAAGGCCGCTTATACAGTGATGCTTCCTCAATTGGTTTAGCAAGTTGTGAGAGATTAGATCAAAGAGGAAAAAGACGTACTGGTTATGATGAGCTGTGTGATCTAGGTGCAATTGAATACATCTTAGATAGTGAAATTGCACCTGTTGGTCAGGATATTAGATATGGTCAAGTTGCAAAATTCAGTATTTTGGGTTCTCTCAGTGAAGCCGATTTAGTGACTCCAGCTACGTGTAAGCGTTTGTTTGGTGAGCGTCCAGATGGAAAAGGGTGGCAACCCGGGTGCTTGAAAATTGTGCAAAATAAAGATACCCCAGTTTCAAAAGGTACTTTAACTCTGGATCAGAATGGTAATGTGATTTACACGCCAAATGGAAATTGGCATGGGTCAGATATTTTTAGTATTCAGGTTGTGACGAGTGTAACTCGTTTTAACGAAGGCGTAGACTTTCAATATATTTCTATTCCAACGACAATTTCCCAAGCTCCTTTATCAGGTATTGAAGATAAATCTGTCAGTGCAGGTGGTGGCGGTAGTGTGGGAGGTGGGATTTTGTTGGGTTTATTAGGATTAATTGCATTACGCCGTTTCAAGTCATAA